A portion of the uncultured Bacteroides sp. genome contains these proteins:
- the glmS gene encoding glutamine--fructose-6-phosphate transaminase (isomerizing), whose protein sequence is MCGIVGYIGKRDAYPILIKGLKRLEYRGYDSAGVALISNNQELNVYKTKGRVSDLENFVIQKDISGNIGIAHTRWATHGEPCSLNAHPHFSSSENLALIHNGIIENYAVLKEKLQTKGYVFKSSTDTEVLVQLIEYIKITNNLDLLTAVQLALGEVIGAYAIAVLEKDHPDEIIAARKSSPLVVGIGQDEFFLASDATPIVEYTDKVVYLEDEEIALIRRDMDLKVVNLNNVEMTPEIKSVKLNLGQLEKGGYPHFMLKEITEQPDCIHDCMRGRINVEGSNVVLSAVIDHKERLLNAKRFIIVACGTSWHAGLIGKHLIESFCRIPVEVEYASEFRYRDPVIDSSDVVIAISQSGETADTLAAIELAKSRGAFIYGICNAIGSSIPRATHTGSYIHVGPEIGVASTKAFTGQVTVLTMLALTLAREKHTISEEEFLRIVKELNKVPEKMKEVLKLNDKIAELSKIFTYAHNFIYLGRGYSYPVALEGALKLKEISYIHAEGYPAAEMKHGPIALIDAEMPVVVIATQNGLYEKVLSNIQEIKARKGKVIALVTQGDTFISKIADYCIELPETIECLDPLIATVPLQLFAYHIAVCKGMDVDQPRNLAKSVTVE, encoded by the coding sequence ATGTGTGGAATAGTAGGCTATATTGGTAAAAGAGATGCCTATCCCATCCTCATCAAAGGGTTGAAACGATTGGAGTACCGTGGGTATGACAGTGCGGGGGTGGCATTAATCAGTAATAACCAAGAGTTAAACGTGTATAAAACGAAAGGCAGAGTATCTGATCTCGAAAATTTCGTTATTCAAAAAGATATTTCCGGTAATATAGGCATTGCCCATACACGTTGGGCTACTCACGGAGAGCCTTGTTCCCTAAATGCACATCCTCATTTCTCTTCTTCAGAAAATTTAGCCCTTATTCACAACGGCATTATTGAAAATTACGCAGTTCTCAAAGAAAAACTCCAAACTAAAGGTTACGTATTTAAGAGCAGTACTGATACTGAAGTACTTGTGCAGCTTATTGAATACATAAAAATCACCAATAATCTTGATTTGCTTACAGCAGTTCAGCTTGCATTAGGTGAAGTTATAGGAGCTTATGCGATCGCTGTGTTGGAGAAAGATCATCCGGATGAGATTATTGCGGCTCGCAAAAGCAGTCCGTTGGTTGTAGGAATTGGTCAAGATGAATTTTTTTTGGCTTCTGATGCTACTCCTATCGTAGAATATACTGATAAAGTAGTATATCTGGAAGATGAAGAAATAGCGTTGATTCGACGGGATATGGATTTGAAAGTCGTGAATCTTAATAATGTAGAGATGACTCCTGAAATTAAGAGTGTGAAACTTAATTTAGGGCAATTAGAAAAGGGAGGATATCCTCACTTTATGTTGAAAGAGATCACAGAGCAACCCGACTGTATTCATGATTGTATGCGCGGGCGCATCAATGTGGAAGGGTCAAATGTTGTGCTTTCGGCTGTTATTGATCATAAAGAAAGGCTATTAAATGCGAAACGTTTTATAATAGTAGCTTGTGGAACCTCATGGCATGCAGGATTGATAGGCAAACATCTTATTGAAAGCTTCTGTCGTATTCCTGTAGAAGTAGAATATGCCTCTGAATTCCGATATCGTGATCCGGTAATTGATTCCAGTGATGTTGTTATTGCCATTTCCCAGTCAGGTGAAACGGCTGATACGTTGGCAGCTATTGAATTAGCTAAGAGTAGAGGTGCTTTTATCTATGGAATATGTAATGCGATTGGCTCTTCTATTCCTCGTGCTACTCATACAGGTTCCTATATACATGTTGGCCCTGAAATAGGTGTAGCTTCTACAAAAGCTTTCACAGGACAAGTAACAGTGCTTACCATGTTAGCATTAACACTTGCTAGAGAAAAACATACCATTAGTGAAGAAGAATTTCTTCGAATAGTGAAAGAATTGAATAAGGTACCTGAGAAAATGAAAGAGGTACTGAAATTGAACGATAAGATAGCTGAATTATCGAAGATATTTACGTATGCTCATAATTTTATCTATTTAGGTCGTGGATATAGCTACCCTGTGGCACTTGAAGGAGCCTTAAAATTGAAAGAAATATCTTACATACATGCTGAAGGCTATCCGGCGGCAGAGATGAAACATGGCCCAATTGCGCTGATTGATGCTGAAATGCCTGTGGTAGTGATTGCGACTCAAAACGGATTATATGAAAAGGTGCTTAGCAATATTCAAGAGATCAAGGCTCGCAAAGGAAAGGTTATTGCTTTAGTTACCCAAGGTGATACATTTATAAGTAAGATAGCTGATTATTGTATCGAGTTGCCGGAAACGATAGAATGTCTTGATCCATTGATCGCTACTGTACCACTTCAGCTATTTGCTTATCATATTGCTGTGTGTAAGGGCATGGATGTTGATCAGCCCAGAAATTTAGCTAAATCTGTAACGGTAGAATAA